One Leucobacter muris DNA segment encodes these proteins:
- a CDS encoding serine/threonine-protein kinase, whose protein sequence is MADAIPVSPPRISGFNYVRPLGSGGFAHVYQYEQDMPRRVVAVKVLTGGDRGGTIGASPEDRSAFDAEADAMARLSSHPSIVSIFAASISSDGHPYIAMEFCPESFRHRSNGNPIPLDQVLDAGVRLAGALETAHRAGILHRDIKPSNVLLATTGRPVLADFGIVSLRGQMRGTGTSEAMSIPWAAPEVIDRSTAGTAASEVWSLAATLYTFAAGRSPFARDDGEKDSRKAMSDRIRRARYTPVPGAQGYEAFDGVMAAALAKQPEQRFASMQQFGEALQQLQRLYGYDVTPLDVVRSEWVPPVATATGVRGPVVSSVQADGRALKRAELERERAAAEESRGVRRERGAVLRPVLIGAGSAAVVLLVAAVLFAVLGGR, encoded by the coding sequence ATGGCTGACGCGATACCGGTGAGCCCTCCCCGCATCTCGGGCTTCAACTACGTGCGCCCCCTGGGTTCGGGCGGTTTCGCGCACGTCTATCAGTACGAGCAGGACATGCCGCGCCGGGTGGTCGCGGTGAAGGTGCTCACCGGCGGCGATCGGGGCGGCACGATCGGCGCCTCCCCCGAGGATCGGTCGGCGTTCGACGCCGAGGCCGACGCGATGGCCCGTCTCTCGAGCCACCCCTCGATCGTGTCGATCTTCGCAGCGAGCATCTCGAGCGACGGCCACCCCTACATCGCGATGGAGTTCTGCCCCGAGTCGTTCCGCCACCGCTCCAACGGCAACCCCATTCCGCTCGATCAGGTGCTCGACGCGGGGGTGCGCCTGGCGGGCGCGCTCGAGACCGCGCACCGAGCGGGCATCCTGCACCGCGACATCAAACCCTCCAACGTGCTGCTCGCCACCACGGGTCGCCCGGTGCTGGCCGACTTCGGCATCGTGTCGTTGCGCGGTCAGATGCGGGGAACGGGCACGAGCGAGGCGATGTCGATCCCGTGGGCGGCTCCCGAGGTGATCGATCGTTCCACTGCGGGCACGGCGGCCAGCGAGGTGTGGTCGCTCGCGGCGACCCTGTACACCTTCGCCGCGGGCCGTTCGCCGTTCGCCCGCGATGACGGCGAGAAGGATTCGCGCAAGGCGATGAGCGATCGCATCCGGCGGGCGAGGTACACGCCGGTGCCCGGCGCCCAGGGTTATGAGGCGTTCGACGGGGTGATGGCGGCGGCGCTGGCGAAGCAGCCGGAGCAGCGCTTCGCCTCGATGCAGCAGTTCGGCGAGGCCCTGCAGCAGTTGCAGCGCCTGTACGGGTACGACGTGACCCCGCTCGATGTCGTGCGGTCGGAGTGGGTGCCGCCCGTCGCGACCGCGACCGGTGTGCGCGGCCCGGTGGTGTCGAGCGTGCAGGCGGACGGTCGGGCGCTCAAGCGGGCCGAGCTCGAGCGCGAGCGTGCGGCGGCCGAGGAGTCGCGCGGGGTGCGGCGCGAGCGCGGCGCCGTGCTGCGCCCGGTGCTGATCGGCGCCGGGTCTGCGGCCGTCGTGCTGCTGGTGGCGGCGGTGCTGTTCGCGGTGCTGGGCGGTAGGTGA
- a CDS encoding Ig-like domain-containing protein, with protein sequence MIATIAVVAAGYDARETPREDPSVWAMRGSGQYARVNTLTAEIDTVRRVEDPSGVLQSGSSGAVLSHGNGRIWDIDPTMPRDLVEDGGSTDQGTDQDAEGNEDGEAGAETGGGNASATTDPAGAAGEGPVAARAPDGTRDTVAAGDAVVFRTEDGDVFLARFAGGAGAAGGLGDPVLLDPLADSDAGDADAEENEGEGARFASSAVALDAEGRLVLFSAEAGELRWYDVERGRFMGVDEAPAGVPGEGVQLAIVAGDWVLFDAESGRLWREGSDQPVEFDAGADARLQSSSTRSAGGESLVADGSGLWSVTERGAERIDAGDGTPVQPIQLGESRYAAWVGQSGARLWSSAEGAMPLELDGSVEMPGQPDPVFRSNGTSALLSEQGTGMMWTLPEGRLIPVEQWSLVDPPKERSGTVVVADVAEQEPPVAVNDAFGVRAGEPAPLPVLLNDYDPNRKDVLTIVPDGLGEGLAPEFGAVSLLSDGQSLVIQPAPDARGTASFSYRITDGVHVSEPATVSLTVVAPDVNSAPEWCPVEGCQREWPSPELAPGGTLVLPILEGWVDPEGDPMMLASARPVNAEDPVRVLVTGDGRFALRHADPNAGDSDVPVRVQVADSHGETTERDMIVQIRSNARAEMHPIASTAIVDQPAITRPLNRIVGGSGSYALVDASLQSGSAEVGVNLGAGTVEVRAKQAGTSLVAVTARDTGTDAEITGVLRVTALDSRPQLGLPPLRAFVRPLADTTIDVLDAVPGANSRALVVRSASVVDGELRADVLEHAQVRVSGSTPDGAPGRIGSADVVIEEGAEASTARLTVFQVAESGEGGAIAVADNITVRAGAVADIPVLDNDVAPPGQRLVLHPEIGGSGAKGELAFASGNTLRYLAPDQPGSYTLTYTAYGASTPEASDVGQVRVTVLPREGNRDPQPASLTVRLAPGERSTVRVPLSGVDPDGDRVRLVGVSASEDPQLTASIVSRSAALQVEASRNVAPGVQTLAYTVRDGFGGEAEGRLRVILVEETGGSRAPVVFSDYVRMVKGAAAPAVVRPLDNDTDPAGGRLELVEVVPNVPGGEDSPQYRRLQERLDLSQLKRGRVVVRGAEELGTVSYRYTVRSSASSSTADGLIVVQVSARVGQQAPTVRDTVLSARDRAELERGGVDVVTDRVHWAAGDPGSLTLSVWVGAADRFTASGSRISGAYRAEGDLVPFRLTGEDLSGAQVQTFGFLVIPPLDELRLTLKPGLAPLSVNEGKTIEARLADLVDLASGDRAEFKTGAFPVQRGQASCEATSATTLRYSAGKEGPWGDSCLISVKLAEQKAWTQLSVPVQIVPDEPVAELEPLTRTVAPGVSQTIDLVDMVRWQGGRQGDTARLEFQVSGGGGGFEVAQSGSQLEVRARADAVPGREDVLVVSVASGGGSQAPLALRVGEAAKDTPRGATVALNCTVGSDCRAQLIGAPGEYDPFQGKTGGGLRLESVDASGCAVAALQMSGDGVSATWPQGSGGPGGKCTATYTVRDAQNRLGQGRIELDAQGVPRRPSSITASAYTANSVTLSVTLSDETSHPATEGVRVLMDGAPSSGSCAGSGSSYRCTVGGLVNGEKHSFTAVAFNAVGDSAPTANAVQAWAYERPDAPRVEWRQVSAETADAGTLRFQINGRPGTSGYRIATPAGTTSVSGQNTMATVPNIPVGNPTVTIVPLSAFEPPDGDSAEGSNWSENVRVTGRPVVSITAGESAQGSNTATVHVSVDSRGAEGTRYGVTKHSFCNPNNGGEGGTETVTGTAYHPLTVTACAENEWGPALATASVTVNVGGTPPAPTVTAGYTIGPGATVSGSTASYTLTSGPSVSATSGHTLDYRVNGSSVGSSFPSSMTPGAAYSVAQCKNGVCSDAVSIPGNAPGPVSVDLSGCIPSNATTAELLARVSEHARSSASPTFDHAGGTLTVLWTGAYSSLSTLEAAVCAQPDPADPGGEPPGP encoded by the coding sequence ATGATCGCGACGATCGCGGTGGTCGCAGCGGGTTACGACGCGCGCGAGACGCCTCGCGAGGATCCCTCGGTCTGGGCGATGCGCGGCTCGGGTCAGTACGCCCGCGTGAACACGCTGACGGCCGAGATCGACACGGTGCGCAGGGTCGAGGATCCGAGCGGTGTGCTGCAGTCGGGTTCGAGCGGCGCCGTGCTGAGCCATGGCAACGGCCGCATCTGGGACATCGATCCGACCATGCCCCGGGATCTCGTCGAGGACGGCGGATCGACGGACCAGGGCACCGACCAGGACGCGGAGGGGAACGAGGACGGCGAGGCCGGCGCCGAAACGGGCGGCGGGAACGCGTCTGCGACTACGGACCCCGCCGGCGCCGCGGGGGAGGGGCCGGTCGCGGCCCGCGCTCCCGACGGCACGCGCGACACCGTCGCGGCTGGGGACGCGGTGGTCTTCCGCACCGAGGACGGCGACGTGTTCCTCGCCAGGTTCGCGGGCGGCGCGGGCGCGGCGGGCGGCCTCGGGGATCCGGTGCTGCTCGACCCGCTCGCCGATTCGGACGCGGGTGACGCCGACGCCGAGGAGAACGAGGGGGAGGGGGCCCGCTTCGCGTCGAGCGCGGTCGCGCTCGACGCCGAGGGGCGCCTCGTGCTGTTCTCGGCGGAGGCCGGCGAACTGCGCTGGTACGACGTGGAGCGCGGCCGCTTCATGGGGGTCGACGAGGCCCCCGCGGGCGTGCCGGGCGAGGGTGTGCAGTTGGCGATCGTGGCGGGCGACTGGGTGCTGTTCGACGCGGAGTCGGGGCGGCTCTGGCGAGAGGGGTCGGATCAGCCGGTCGAGTTCGACGCGGGCGCCGACGCCCGTCTGCAGTCCTCGAGCACCCGCAGCGCCGGCGGCGAGTCGCTCGTGGCCGACGGTTCCGGGCTCTGGAGCGTGACCGAGCGGGGCGCCGAGCGGATCGACGCGGGCGACGGCACGCCCGTGCAGCCGATCCAGCTGGGGGAGAGCCGCTACGCCGCCTGGGTGGGGCAGAGCGGCGCACGACTGTGGTCGTCGGCCGAGGGGGCGATGCCGCTCGAACTCGACGGTTCGGTCGAGATGCCGGGGCAGCCGGATCCGGTCTTCCGCTCGAACGGCACGAGCGCGCTGCTGTCGGAGCAGGGCACGGGCATGATGTGGACGCTGCCGGAGGGGCGGCTGATCCCCGTCGAGCAGTGGTCGCTCGTCGACCCGCCGAAGGAGCGCAGCGGAACCGTGGTGGTCGCCGACGTGGCCGAGCAGGAGCCCCCCGTCGCCGTGAACGACGCGTTCGGCGTGCGCGCGGGCGAGCCGGCGCCGCTGCCGGTGCTGCTCAACGACTACGACCCGAACCGCAAGGACGTGCTCACGATCGTGCCGGACGGCCTCGGCGAGGGGCTCGCCCCCGAGTTCGGGGCGGTGTCGCTGCTGTCGGACGGGCAGTCGCTCGTGATCCAGCCCGCGCCCGATGCTCGGGGCACCGCCTCGTTCTCGTACCGCATCACCGACGGCGTGCACGTCTCCGAGCCCGCGACGGTCTCGCTGACGGTCGTCGCCCCCGACGTGAACTCGGCCCCGGAGTGGTGCCCCGTGGAGGGGTGCCAGCGGGAGTGGCCGAGCCCCGAGCTCGCGCCGGGCGGTACGCTCGTGCTGCCGATCCTGGAGGGCTGGGTCGACCCCGAGGGGGATCCGATGATGCTCGCGAGCGCTCGGCCGGTGAACGCCGAGGATCCTGTGCGCGTGCTCGTGACCGGCGACGGCCGCTTCGCGCTGCGCCACGCCGACCCGAATGCGGGTGACAGCGACGTGCCGGTGCGCGTACAGGTCGCCGACTCGCACGGCGAGACGACCGAGCGCGACATGATCGTGCAGATCCGCTCGAACGCGCGAGCCGAGATGCACCCGATCGCCAGCACGGCGATCGTGGATCAGCCCGCGATCACCCGCCCCCTGAACCGCATCGTGGGGGGATCCGGATCGTACGCCCTCGTCGACGCGAGCCTGCAGAGCGGCAGCGCCGAGGTCGGCGTGAACCTGGGCGCCGGCACCGTCGAGGTGCGCGCGAAGCAGGCGGGCACCTCGCTCGTCGCGGTCACCGCGCGCGACACGGGCACCGACGCCGAGATCACCGGTGTGCTGCGGGTCACCGCCCTGGACTCGCGGCCCCAGCTCGGGCTGCCGCCGCTGCGAGCGTTCGTGCGCCCGCTCGCCGATACGACGATCGACGTGCTCGACGCCGTGCCCGGCGCGAACTCGCGGGCGCTCGTGGTGCGCTCGGCGTCGGTCGTCGACGGGGAACTGCGCGCCGACGTGCTGGAGCACGCGCAGGTGCGGGTCTCGGGCAGCACGCCCGACGGCGCCCCGGGCAGGATCGGTTCCGCCGACGTCGTGATCGAGGAGGGCGCGGAGGCGTCGACCGCGAGGCTGACCGTCTTCCAGGTCGCCGAGAGCGGCGAGGGCGGTGCGATCGCGGTCGCCGACAACATCACGGTGCGTGCGGGCGCGGTGGCCGACATCCCCGTGCTCGACAACGACGTGGCTCCGCCCGGTCAGCGGCTCGTGCTGCACCCCGAGATCGGCGGGTCCGGCGCGAAGGGCGAGCTCGCCTTCGCGTCGGGCAACACGCTGCGCTACCTCGCCCCCGACCAGCCCGGCAGCTACACCCTCACCTACACCGCCTATGGGGCGAGCACGCCCGAGGCGAGCGACGTGGGCCAGGTGCGCGTCACGGTGCTCCCGCGCGAGGGCAACCGGGATCCTCAGCCCGCCTCGCTCACGGTGCGCCTCGCGCCCGGCGAGCGCAGCACCGTGCGGGTGCCGCTGTCGGGCGTGGATCCCGACGGCGATCGCGTGCGCCTGGTGGGCGTGAGCGCGTCTGAAGACCCCCAGCTCACGGCCTCGATCGTGTCGCGCTCGGCGGCGCTGCAGGTCGAGGCGTCGAGGAATGTGGCGCCCGGCGTGCAGACCCTCGCCTACACCGTGCGCGACGGCTTCGGCGGCGAGGCCGAGGGGCGGCTGCGCGTGATCCTCGTCGAGGAGACGGGCGGATCGCGGGCCCCGGTCGTGTTCAGCGACTACGTGCGCATGGTGAAGGGCGCCGCTGCGCCCGCGGTGGTGCGGCCCCTCGACAACGACACCGACCCGGCGGGCGGCAGACTCGAGCTCGTCGAGGTGGTGCCGAACGTGCCGGGCGGCGAGGACTCGCCCCAGTACCGGCGGTTGCAGGAACGGCTCGACCTGTCGCAGCTGAAGCGGGGGCGCGTGGTCGTGCGGGGAGCCGAAGAGCTCGGCACCGTCTCGTACCGCTACACGGTGCGCTCTTCGGCCTCGTCGAGCACCGCCGACGGGCTGATCGTGGTGCAGGTGTCAGCCCGGGTGGGGCAGCAGGCGCCCACCGTGCGGGACACGGTGCTCTCGGCGCGCGACCGGGCCGAGCTCGAGCGCGGCGGTGTCGACGTCGTCACCGACCGGGTGCACTGGGCGGCGGGCGATCCCGGCTCGCTGACGCTCTCGGTGTGGGTCGGAGCGGCGGATCGCTTCACCGCGAGCGGATCCCGCATCTCCGGCGCCTACCGCGCCGAGGGCGACCTCGTGCCTTTCCGGCTGACCGGCGAGGATCTGAGCGGGGCTCAGGTGCAGACGTTCGGCTTCCTCGTGATCCCGCCCCTCGACGAGCTGCGGCTCACGCTGAAGCCCGGGCTCGCCCCGCTGTCGGTGAACGAGGGGAAGACGATCGAGGCGAGGCTCGCCGACCTCGTGGATCTCGCGAGCGGCGACCGCGCGGAGTTCAAGACGGGCGCCTTCCCCGTGCAGCGCGGTCAGGCGAGCTGCGAGGCGACGAGCGCCACGACGCTGCGCTACTCGGCGGGCAAGGAGGGGCCCTGGGGCGACAGCTGCTTGATCTCGGTGAAGCTCGCCGAGCAGAAGGCGTGGACCCAGCTCTCGGTGCCGGTGCAGATCGTGCCCGACGAGCCCGTCGCGGAGCTCGAGCCGCTCACCAGGACCGTCGCCCCCGGCGTCTCGCAGACGATCGACCTCGTCGACATGGTGCGCTGGCAGGGCGGCCGTCAGGGCGACACGGCTCGGCTCGAGTTCCAGGTGAGCGGCGGGGGCGGCGGCTTCGAGGTCGCCCAGTCGGGGTCGCAGCTCGAGGTGCGGGCCCGCGCCGACGCGGTGCCCGGGCGCGAGGACGTGCTCGTGGTGAGCGTCGCGAGCGGTGGCGGCAGCCAGGCGCCGCTCGCCCTGCGCGTGGGGGAGGCGGCCAAGGACACCCCGCGCGGTGCCACCGTCGCGCTGAACTGCACCGTCGGATCGGACTGCCGCGCGCAGCTGATCGGCGCGCCCGGCGAGTACGATCCCTTCCAGGGCAAGACCGGCGGCGGCCTGCGGCTCGAGTCGGTCGACGCGAGCGGCTGCGCCGTCGCGGCGCTGCAGATGTCGGGGGACGGGGTGAGCGCGACCTGGCCGCAGGGCTCCGGAGGCCCCGGCGGCAAGTGCACCGCCACCTACACCGTGCGAGACGCGCAGAACCGGCTCGGCCAGGGGCGCATCGAGCTCGACGCGCAGGGAGTGCCGCGGCGCCCTTCATCCATCACTGCGAGCGCGTACACCGCGAACTCGGTGACGCTCAGCGTCACCCTCAGCGACGAGACCTCGCACCCGGCCACCGAAGGTGTGCGGGTGCTGATGGACGGCGCGCCGAGCTCCGGCAGCTGCGCGGGGTCGGGCTCGTCGTACCGTTGCACGGTCGGAGGGCTCGTCAACGGCGAGAAGCACAGCTTCACCGCCGTGGCATTCAACGCGGTGGGCGATTCGGCGCCCACCGCGAACGCCGTGCAGGCGTGGGCCTACGAGCGGCCCGATGCGCCGCGGGTCGAATGGCGGCAGGTGTCTGCCGAAACAGCCGACGCGGGCACGCTGAGATTCCAGATCAACGGCAGACCCGGCACGAGCGGATACCGGATCGCGACACCGGCCGGAACTACCAGCGTCAGCGGGCAGAACACCATGGCGACGGTGCCGAATATACCCGTCGGCAACCCGACGGTGACCATCGTGCCGCTGAGCGCCTTCGAACCTCCGGACGGCGACTCGGCCGAGGGATCGAACTGGAGCGAGAACGTCAGAGTGACGGGCCGACCGGTGGTCTCGATCACCGCGGGCGAATCGGCGCAGGGAAGCAATACCGCGACAGTGCACGTCAGCGTCGACTCCCGCGGTGCCGAGGGCACCAGATACGGCGTGACGAAGCACTCCTTCTGCAATCCGAACAACGGCGGCGAAGGCGGCACCGAGACGGTGACGGGCACCGCGTATCACCCGCTCACCGTGACCGCCTGCGCCGAGAACGAGTGGGGTCCCGCGCTGGCCACCGCCTCGGTCACCGTCAATGTCGGGGGCACGCCTCCGGCTCCGACGGTCACGGCCGGCTACACCATCGGCCCTGGCGCCACCGTCAGCGGCTCGACCGCGAGTTACACGCTCACCAGCGGCCCCTCCGTGTCGGCGACCTCAGGGCACACGCTCGACTACCGGGTGAACGGTTCGAGCGTCGGCAGTTCGTTCCCCTCGTCCATGACACCTGGCGCCGCCTATAGCGTGGCCCAGTGCAAGAACGGTGTGTGCTCCGACGCTGTCAGCATCCCGGGCAACGCCCCCGGTCCCGTATCCGTCGATCTCAGCGGCTGCATCCCCTCGAACGCCACCACAGCCGAGCTGCTCGCCAGGGTCTCCGAGCACGCCCGTTCCTCGGCGTCACCGACCTTCGATCACGCGGGCGGAACTCTGACGGTGCTGTGGACGGGGGCCTACAGCAGCCTGAGCACGCTCGAAGCGGCCGTCTGCGCGCAACCCGATCCTGCAGACCCCGGCGGCGAACCGCCGGGGCCCTGA
- a CDS encoding AAA family ATPase encodes MTPEPQPNSAPLGARVAADAVGPITDERARWACEAVRTVADAIEVAIQGKRRVIELVIATAIAGGHVLLEDVPGTGKTALARALAKTMHGTSSRIQFTPDLLPGDVTGITVYDQKQGIFEFHAGPIFANVVLADEINRASPKTQSALLEVMEEHQVTVDGQTHPVGEPFLVIATQNPVEQAGTYRLPEAQLDRFMIKTSIGYPDDAAMMRILQQIARTPEVPAVMNAGTLTQLQQFARAVSVSPLIASYVSQLVEASRRAGEVRLGASVRGALALVRMASAWALVCGRSYVTPDDVRELAIPVLAHRLVLEPEAEFDGVTAEAVIGQILIDTPVPQENGTA; translated from the coding sequence ATGACACCCGAGCCGCAGCCGAACAGCGCCCCCCTCGGTGCCCGAGTCGCCGCCGACGCCGTCGGCCCGATCACCGACGAGCGGGCCCGATGGGCGTGCGAGGCCGTGCGCACCGTCGCCGACGCGATCGAGGTGGCGATCCAGGGCAAGCGCCGCGTGATCGAACTGGTGATCGCCACCGCGATCGCCGGCGGGCACGTGCTGCTCGAGGACGTGCCGGGCACGGGCAAGACCGCGCTCGCCCGTGCCCTCGCGAAGACGATGCACGGCACCTCGTCGCGCATCCAGTTCACGCCCGACCTGCTGCCCGGCGATGTCACCGGCATCACCGTCTACGACCAGAAGCAGGGCATCTTCGAGTTCCACGCGGGCCCGATCTTCGCGAACGTGGTGCTCGCCGATGAGATCAACCGGGCGAGCCCGAAGACGCAGTCGGCGCTGCTCGAGGTGATGGAGGAGCACCAGGTCACCGTCGACGGCCAGACCCACCCCGTGGGCGAGCCCTTCCTGGTGATCGCCACCCAGAACCCCGTCGAGCAGGCCGGCACCTACCGGCTGCCGGAGGCGCAGCTCGACCGCTTCATGATCAAGACCTCGATCGGCTACCCGGACGACGCCGCCATGATGCGCATCCTGCAGCAGATCGCCCGCACCCCCGAGGTGCCGGCCGTGATGAACGCGGGCACCCTCACGCAGCTGCAGCAGTTCGCGCGCGCCGTCTCGGTGAGCCCGCTCATCGCCTCCTACGTATCGCAGCTCGTCGAGGCCAGCCGCCGAGCCGGCGAGGTGCGCCTCGGGGCCAGCGTGCGCGGCGCGCTCGCCCTCGTGCGCATGGCGTCGGCGTGGGCGCTCGTCTGCGGCCGCTCCTACGTCACACCCGACGACGTGCGCGAGCTCGCCATCCCCGTGCTCGCGCACCGCCTCGTGCTCGAGCCCGAGGCCGAGTTCGACGGAGTCACCGCCGAGGCCGTGATCGGGCAGATCCTGATCGACACCCCCGTTCCGCAGGAGAACGGCACGGCGTGA
- a CDS encoding DUF58 domain-containing protein has protein sequence MSGESTQRRLFRTATRGTRHTRGTRTGSRLGETRTSTRALDPTQRRRVVTRRWWRRTRRRAGRVWRGVTQAVTPLGWFVLAVTVVGAVLGAAFSWVEAWFAAVVGGLLLIIAAPFLIGSRAYRVRIALDRKSVTVGGEVQVRVLVENGGSRPALPAVTELPVGPALRELTIPFIGAGASVELPVRVPAVQRGVVPVGPLTVARRDPVGLLRREVTWQERHLVHVHPAIAALPQNSAGLVRDLEGTASRRLTDSDLSFYAVREYARGDAMRHVHWKSTAKTGTLMVRQYEESQTARVAVLFDAIREEYQNDDEFELAVSVAASISVQAVREGRERFVASAWAPGRVRPSIDGLEELPSRDPQQLLDAWAELEAAPDGLPFELLARGLAQSRRPLSIVAIVTGSGADLTRIRRAAIVFNPDVHVLAVRCELHSEPRAQRIDPLAMFTVGALGDLPQLMIRGAL, from the coding sequence GTGAGCGGCGAGAGCACCCAGCGCCGTCTGTTCCGCACCGCCACGCGCGGTACGCGGCACACTCGGGGCACCCGAACGGGGTCTCGTCTCGGCGAGACCCGCACGTCGACGCGCGCGCTCGACCCGACCCAGCGCCGCCGCGTCGTCACGCGCCGGTGGTGGCGCCGCACGCGTCGACGCGCCGGACGCGTCTGGCGCGGTGTGACCCAGGCGGTCACCCCGCTGGGCTGGTTCGTGCTCGCGGTCACGGTCGTCGGCGCGGTGCTGGGTGCGGCGTTCTCGTGGGTCGAGGCCTGGTTCGCCGCCGTGGTGGGCGGCCTGCTGCTCATCATCGCGGCACCGTTCCTGATCGGCAGCCGGGCCTACCGGGTGCGGATCGCGCTCGACCGCAAGAGCGTGACGGTGGGCGGCGAGGTGCAGGTGAGGGTGCTCGTCGAGAACGGCGGATCGCGGCCGGCGCTGCCGGCGGTCACCGAACTGCCGGTGGGGCCGGCGCTGCGGGAGCTCACGATCCCGTTCATCGGTGCGGGCGCCTCGGTGGAGCTGCCGGTGCGGGTGCCGGCCGTGCAGCGCGGCGTGGTGCCGGTCGGACCGCTCACCGTCGCGCGCCGCGACCCCGTGGGGCTGCTGCGACGCGAGGTCACCTGGCAGGAGCGGCACCTCGTGCACGTGCATCCCGCCATCGCGGCGCTGCCGCAGAACTCCGCGGGCCTCGTGCGCGATCTCGAGGGCACCGCGAGCCGGCGCCTCACCGACTCCGACCTCTCGTTCTACGCGGTGCGCGAGTACGCGCGGGGCGACGCCATGCGGCACGTGCACTGGAAGTCGACGGCCAAGACCGGCACGCTCATGGTGCGGCAGTACGAGGAGTCGCAGACCGCCCGCGTCGCCGTGCTGTTCGACGCGATCCGCGAGGAGTACCAGAACGACGACGAGTTCGAACTCGCCGTGAGCGTGGCGGCGTCGATCTCCGTGCAGGCGGTGCGGGAGGGGCGCGAGCGCTTCGTCGCCTCCGCCTGGGCGCCGGGCCGGGTGCGCCCCAGCATCGACGGACTCGAGGAGCTGCCCTCGCGCGACCCGCAGCAGCTGCTCGACGCCTGGGCCGAGCTCGAGGCGGCCCCGGACGGGCTGCCGTTCGAGCTGCTCGCACGGGGCCTCGCCCAGTCGCGCCGCCCGCTGTCGATCGTGGCGATCGTCACGGGATCCGGAGCCGACCTCACGCGCATCCGCCGGGCCGCGATCGTCTTCAACCCGGACGTGCACGTGCTCGCGGTGCGCTGCGAGCTGCACTCGGAACCCCGTGCGCAGCGCATCGACCCGCTCGCCATGTTCACGGTGGGCGCTCTCGGCGACCTGCCGCAGCTGATGATCAGGGGCGCGCTGTGA